From the Euphorbia lathyris chromosome 6, ddEupLath1.1, whole genome shotgun sequence genome, one window contains:
- the LOC136234164 gene encoding acyl-CoA-binding protein, protein MGLKEDFDEHAEKVKTLPETTTNENKLILYGLFKQATVGPVNTARPGMFNMRDRAKWDAWKAVEGKSKEEAMNDYITKVQQLLEEASVAA, encoded by the exons ATGGGTTTGAAG GAGGACTTTGACGAGCATGCTGAGAAAGTTAAGACACTTCCAGAAACCACTACAAATGAGAACAAACTTATCTTGTATGGCCTGTTTAAGCAAGCCACTGTTGGACCAGTCAACACCG CCCGTCCTGGAATGTTCAACATGAGAGACAGAGCAAAGTGGGATGCGTGGAAGGCTGTTGAAG GCAAATCTAAGGAGGAAGCCATGAATGACTACATTACTAAGGTTCAACAGTTGCTGGAAGAAGCTTCTGTTGCTGCTTAG